From Panicum hallii strain FIL2 chromosome 2, PHallii_v3.1, whole genome shotgun sequence, a single genomic window includes:
- the LOC112880239 gene encoding folate synthesis bifunctional protein, mitochondrial-like isoform X2: MLLQAKEPLRKMLSAATGYYGGLVQSYSLSAYGLRHSLSSSMKASRHFIPCKARSLSQFSCGGSSADQEIVIAMGSNVGDRVSTFDRALQMMKSSGVNITRHACLYETAPAYVTDQPRFLNSAIRGTTRLGPYELLKKLKEIEKDIGRTGGIRYGPRPIDLDILLYGNSQIHSETLIVPHERIHERPFVLAPLVDLLGTSCDDGIETSWHSFSKCSGGFFELWNKLGGESIIGTQGIKRVLPVGNHLLDWCERTLVMGILNLTPDSFSDGGKFQQVEAAISQVKLLISQGADIIDIGAQSTRPFAKRLSPKEEFERLIPILDEITKIPEIEGKLLSVDTFYAEVAAEAVKRGVHMINDVSGGQLDPGILKVAAELGVPYVIMHMRGDPSTMQSEKNLQYGDVCKEVASELYTQVREAELSGIPLWRIVLDPGIGFSKKSGDNIEVIAGLESIRREMGKMSIGASHVPILLGPSRKSFLREICDRANPVDLDAATVVAVTIGILNGANIVRVHNAGYCADAAKVCDALHKRRRWEN; this comes from the exons ATGCTCCTCCAGGCTAAGGAGCCCCTTAGGAAGATGCTTTCAGCTGCTACGGGCTACTATGGAGGACTGGTGCAATCATATTCACTTTCAG CATATGGTCTTAGGCATTCTCTCAGCTCCTCCATGAAAGCTTCCAGACATTTTATTCCATGCAAGGCTCGTTCATTGTCGCAATTTTCTTGTGGGGGCAGTTCTGCGGACCAAGAGATTGTGATTGCTATGGGAAGCAACGTGGGTGATAGAGTCAGTACATTTGATAGGGCGCTGCAGATGATGAAAAGCTCAGGCGTGAACATCACTAGGCATGCCTGTCTGTATGAGACTGCCCCTGCTTATGTGACCGATCAACCACGGTTCCTGAACTCTGCCATTCGTGGTACGACCAGGCTGGGACCTTACGAGTTGCTTAAGAAACTAAAGGAAATCGAGAAGGATATCGGACGCACTGGTGGAATAAGGTATGGCCCGAGACCAATCGATCTAGACATACTTCTGTATGGTAATTCCCAGATCCATAGTGAGACTCTAATTGTGCCTCATGAACGCATTCATGAGAGGCCATTTGTCTTAGCACCTCTTGTCGACCTTCTGGGTACAtcctgtgatgatggtattgaaACAAGTTGGCACTCCTTCTCAAAGTGCAGTGGCGGGTTCTTTGAATTATGGAATAAACTTGGGGGTGAATCCATAATTGGAACACAAGGTATTAAAAGGGTACTGCCTGTTGGGAATCATCTGCTTGATTGGTGCGAGAGAACCCTCGTCATGGGGATCCTTAATCTGACACCTGACAGTTTTAGTGATGGAGGTAAGTTTCAACAAGTGGAAGCTGCCATTTCTCAGGTCAAGTTGTTAATCTCACAAGGTGCAGATATCATCGATATTGGTGCTCAATCAACCAGGCCTTTTGCAAAGAGACTATCTCCAAAGGAAGAGTTTGAGAGGTTGATTCCTATCCTGGATGAGATCACAAAAATTCCCGAGATAGAGGGCAAGTTGCTCTCAGTGGATACATTCTATGCGGAAGTTGCCGCTGAAGCTGTGAAAAGAGGAGTTCACATGATCAATGATGTATCAGGTGGACAGCTTGACCCGGGAATTCTTAAAGTTGCAGCTGAACTGGGAGTTCCATATGTTATAATGCATATGAGGGGTGATCCATCAACTATGCAAAGTGAAAAGAATTTACAGTATGGTGATGTCTGCAAGGAAGTTGCTTCTGAGCTATATACACAGGTGAGAGAAGCAGAGCTTTCTGGGATTCCATTATGGAGGATAGTTCTTGATCCTGGCATTGGGTTCTCCAAGAAATCTGGAGATAACATTGAAGTAATTGCTGGATTGGAATCCATTAGGAGAGAGATGGGTAAAATGAGTATAGGTGCTTCGCATGTGCCAATATTACTGGGACCCTCAAGGAAAAGTTTTCTGCGTGAAATATGCGATCGCGCCAATCCAGTTGATTTAGATGCTGCTACTGTTGTAGCTGTGACCATTGGGATTTTGAATGGTGCTAACATAGTAAGGGTCCATAATGCTGGATATTGTGCAGATGCTGCAAAGGTTTGTGATGCCCTGCATAAGCGCAGAAGATGGGAAAACTGA
- the LOC112880239 gene encoding folate synthesis bifunctional protein, mitochondrial-like isoform X3, with the protein MLSAATGYYGGLVQSYSLSAYGLRHSLSSSMKASRHFIPCKARSLSQFSCGGSSADQEIVIAMGSNVGDRVSTFDRALQMMKSSGVNITRHACLYETAPAYVTDQPRFLNSAIRGTTRLGPYELLKKLKEIEKDIGRTGGIRYGPRPIDLDILLYGNSQIHSETLIVPHERIHERPFVLAPLVDLLGTSCDDGIETSWHSFSKCSGGFFELWNKLGGESIIGTQGIKRVLPVGNHLLDWCERTLVMGILNLTPDSFSDGGKFQQVEAAISQVKLLISQGADIIDIGAQSTRPFAKRLSPKEEFERLIPILDEITKIPEIEGKLLSVDTFYAEVAAEAVKRGVHMINDVSGGQLDPGILKVAAELGVPYVIMHMRGDPSTMQSEKNLQYGDVCKEVASELYTQVREAELSGIPLWRIVLDPGIGFSKKSGDNIEVIAGLESIRREMGKMSIGASHVPILLGPSRKSFLREICDRANPVDLDAATVVAVTIGILNGANIVRVHNAGYCADAAKVCDALHKRRRWEN; encoded by the exons ATGCTTTCAGCTGCTACGGGCTACTATGGAGGACTGGTGCAATCATATTCACTTTCAG CATATGGTCTTAGGCATTCTCTCAGCTCCTCCATGAAAGCTTCCAGACATTTTATTCCATGCAAGGCTCGTTCATTGTCGCAATTTTCTTGTGGGGGCAGTTCTGCGGACCAAGAGATTGTGATTGCTATGGGAAGCAACGTGGGTGATAGAGTCAGTACATTTGATAGGGCGCTGCAGATGATGAAAAGCTCAGGCGTGAACATCACTAGGCATGCCTGTCTGTATGAGACTGCCCCTGCTTATGTGACCGATCAACCACGGTTCCTGAACTCTGCCATTCGTGGTACGACCAGGCTGGGACCTTACGAGTTGCTTAAGAAACTAAAGGAAATCGAGAAGGATATCGGACGCACTGGTGGAATAAGGTATGGCCCGAGACCAATCGATCTAGACATACTTCTGTATGGTAATTCCCAGATCCATAGTGAGACTCTAATTGTGCCTCATGAACGCATTCATGAGAGGCCATTTGTCTTAGCACCTCTTGTCGACCTTCTGGGTACAtcctgtgatgatggtattgaaACAAGTTGGCACTCCTTCTCAAAGTGCAGTGGCGGGTTCTTTGAATTATGGAATAAACTTGGGGGTGAATCCATAATTGGAACACAAGGTATTAAAAGGGTACTGCCTGTTGGGAATCATCTGCTTGATTGGTGCGAGAGAACCCTCGTCATGGGGATCCTTAATCTGACACCTGACAGTTTTAGTGATGGAGGTAAGTTTCAACAAGTGGAAGCTGCCATTTCTCAGGTCAAGTTGTTAATCTCACAAGGTGCAGATATCATCGATATTGGTGCTCAATCAACCAGGCCTTTTGCAAAGAGACTATCTCCAAAGGAAGAGTTTGAGAGGTTGATTCCTATCCTGGATGAGATCACAAAAATTCCCGAGATAGAGGGCAAGTTGCTCTCAGTGGATACATTCTATGCGGAAGTTGCCGCTGAAGCTGTGAAAAGAGGAGTTCACATGATCAATGATGTATCAGGTGGACAGCTTGACCCGGGAATTCTTAAAGTTGCAGCTGAACTGGGAGTTCCATATGTTATAATGCATATGAGGGGTGATCCATCAACTATGCAAAGTGAAAAGAATTTACAGTATGGTGATGTCTGCAAGGAAGTTGCTTCTGAGCTATATACACAGGTGAGAGAAGCAGAGCTTTCTGGGATTCCATTATGGAGGATAGTTCTTGATCCTGGCATTGGGTTCTCCAAGAAATCTGGAGATAACATTGAAGTAATTGCTGGATTGGAATCCATTAGGAGAGAGATGGGTAAAATGAGTATAGGTGCTTCGCATGTGCCAATATTACTGGGACCCTCAAGGAAAAGTTTTCTGCGTGAAATATGCGATCGCGCCAATCCAGTTGATTTAGATGCTGCTACTGTTGTAGCTGTGACCATTGGGATTTTGAATGGTGCTAACATAGTAAGGGTCCATAATGCTGGATATTGTGCAGATGCTGCAAAGGTTTGTGATGCCCTGCATAAGCGCAGAAGATGGGAAAACTGA
- the LOC112880758 gene encoding hepatocyte growth factor-regulated tyrosine kinase substrate isoform X1 → METPPPFQESAHCDICRCTFSTFRRRHHCRSCGRTLCHEHSSYHMALPQYGIYTDVRVCYNCFNKKSSSQGGAGNAGSAGSISGAADSFSGLSLGKEDASLPMKNSTVQSAAPIIECKCGMPLCICEAPKPEPAPVKQNISTIPSSTTQSNPKPKKPASSQPKASATSSSNSSSFLNIGLMSNDSNDKGLSDYEVSGEGLREAIKSGDVKGVKKLLSQGVDSNYCDKQGFTLLHLAALFNQTEIALILMDHGANVQSKNGQGETPLDCAPAMLQYKMRQRMEELAASQRPPE, encoded by the exons ATGGAGACGCCGCCGCCTTTCCAGGAGTCCGCCCACTGCGACATCTGCCGCTGCACCTTCAGCACCTTCCGCCGCCGT CATCATTGCCGTAGCTGCGGAAGGACGCTCTGTCACGAGCATTCTTCGTACCACATG GCTCTACCGCAGTATGGGATATATACCGACGTCAGAGTCTGCTACAATTGCTTCAACAAAAAATCCTCGAG CCAAGGAGGAGCTGGTAATGCGGGATCAGCTGGGAGCATTTCTGGAGCAGCTGATTCTTTTTCAGGGCTAAGTTTGGGTAAGGAGGATGCTTCGTTGCCTATGAAGAATTCAACAGTTCAGAGTGCGGCACCCATTATTGAGTGCAAATGTGGGATGCCTTTGTGTATATGTGAAGCACCAAAACCGGAACCTGCGCCTGTAAAG CAGAATATCAGCACCATTCCCTCCTCAACCACACAATCAAACCCAAAACCCAAGAAGCCTGCTAGCAGCCAACCGAAGGCTTCAGCTACTTCTAGCAGCAACTCAAG CTCATTCTTAAATATTGGCTTGATGAGCAACGATAGCAATGATAAGGGTCTTTCTGACTATGAAGTCAGTGGGGAG GGACTGAGAGAGGCAATTAAAAGTGGGGATGTTAAGGGTGTTAAGAAACTTCTTAGCCAG GGAGTGGACTCCAACTATTGCGACAAACAAGGATTTACTTTGCTACATTTG gCTGCATTATTTAACCAGACTGAGATTGCCCTTATTCTCATGGACCATGGAGCAAATGTTCAAAGCAAAAATGGGCAAG GGGAAACTCCTTTGGACTGTGCTCCAGCCATGCTGCAGTACAAAATGCGACAACGGATGGAAGAGCTGGCGGCTTCACAGAGACCACCTGAGTGA
- the LOC112880758 gene encoding vacuolar protein sorting-associated protein 27 isoform X3 has protein sequence METPPPFQESAHCDICRCTFSTFRRRHHCRSCGRTLCHEHSSYHMALPQYGIYTDVRVCYNCFNKKSSSQGGAGNAGSAGSISGAADSFSGLSLGKEDASLPMKNSTVQSAAPIIECKCGMPLCICEAPKPEPAPVKQNISTIPSSTTQSNPKPKKPASSQPKASATSSSNSSSFLNIGLMSNDSNDKGLSDYEVSGEGLREAIKSGDVKGVKKLLSQGVDSNYCDKQGFTLLHLKGLQHLMMQ, from the exons ATGGAGACGCCGCCGCCTTTCCAGGAGTCCGCCCACTGCGACATCTGCCGCTGCACCTTCAGCACCTTCCGCCGCCGT CATCATTGCCGTAGCTGCGGAAGGACGCTCTGTCACGAGCATTCTTCGTACCACATG GCTCTACCGCAGTATGGGATATATACCGACGTCAGAGTCTGCTACAATTGCTTCAACAAAAAATCCTCGAG CCAAGGAGGAGCTGGTAATGCGGGATCAGCTGGGAGCATTTCTGGAGCAGCTGATTCTTTTTCAGGGCTAAGTTTGGGTAAGGAGGATGCTTCGTTGCCTATGAAGAATTCAACAGTTCAGAGTGCGGCACCCATTATTGAGTGCAAATGTGGGATGCCTTTGTGTATATGTGAAGCACCAAAACCGGAACCTGCGCCTGTAAAG CAGAATATCAGCACCATTCCCTCCTCAACCACACAATCAAACCCAAAACCCAAGAAGCCTGCTAGCAGCCAACCGAAGGCTTCAGCTACTTCTAGCAGCAACTCAAG CTCATTCTTAAATATTGGCTTGATGAGCAACGATAGCAATGATAAGGGTCTTTCTGACTATGAAGTCAGTGGGGAG GGACTGAGAGAGGCAATTAAAAGTGGGGATGTTAAGGGTGTTAAGAAACTTCTTAGCCAG GGAGTGGACTCCAACTATTGCGACAAACAAGGATTTACTTTGCTACATTTG AAAGGACTACAGCACCTGATGATGCAGTAG
- the LOC112880758 gene encoding vacuolar protein sorting-associated protein 27 isoform X2 — protein METPPPFQESAHCDICRCTFSTFRRRHHCRSCGRTLCHEHSSYHMALPQYGIYTDVRVCYNCFNKKSSSQGGAGNAGSAGSISGAADSFSGLSLGKEDASLPMKNSTVQSAAPIIECKCGMPLCICEAPKPEPAPVKNISTIPSSTTQSNPKPKKPASSQPKASATSSSNSSSFLNIGLMSNDSNDKGLSDYEVSGEGLREAIKSGDVKGVKKLLSQGVDSNYCDKQGFTLLHLAALFNQTEIALILMDHGANVQSKNGQGETPLDCAPAMLQYKMRQRMEELAASQRPPE, from the exons ATGGAGACGCCGCCGCCTTTCCAGGAGTCCGCCCACTGCGACATCTGCCGCTGCACCTTCAGCACCTTCCGCCGCCGT CATCATTGCCGTAGCTGCGGAAGGACGCTCTGTCACGAGCATTCTTCGTACCACATG GCTCTACCGCAGTATGGGATATATACCGACGTCAGAGTCTGCTACAATTGCTTCAACAAAAAATCCTCGAG CCAAGGAGGAGCTGGTAATGCGGGATCAGCTGGGAGCATTTCTGGAGCAGCTGATTCTTTTTCAGGGCTAAGTTTGGGTAAGGAGGATGCTTCGTTGCCTATGAAGAATTCAACAGTTCAGAGTGCGGCACCCATTATTGAGTGCAAATGTGGGATGCCTTTGTGTATATGTGAAGCACCAAAACCGGAACCTGCGCCTGTAAAG AATATCAGCACCATTCCCTCCTCAACCACACAATCAAACCCAAAACCCAAGAAGCCTGCTAGCAGCCAACCGAAGGCTTCAGCTACTTCTAGCAGCAACTCAAG CTCATTCTTAAATATTGGCTTGATGAGCAACGATAGCAATGATAAGGGTCTTTCTGACTATGAAGTCAGTGGGGAG GGACTGAGAGAGGCAATTAAAAGTGGGGATGTTAAGGGTGTTAAGAAACTTCTTAGCCAG GGAGTGGACTCCAACTATTGCGACAAACAAGGATTTACTTTGCTACATTTG gCTGCATTATTTAACCAGACTGAGATTGCCCTTATTCTCATGGACCATGGAGCAAATGTTCAAAGCAAAAATGGGCAAG GGGAAACTCCTTTGGACTGTGCTCCAGCCATGCTGCAGTACAAAATGCGACAACGGATGGAAGAGCTGGCGGCTTCACAGAGACCACCTGAGTGA